The nucleotide sequence TCTTTACTCGAACAAACTGTCGATCAATTGAAACAACAAGGCATTTTGCCGTCTGACTTTGAAGCTCGTATTCTGGTCGATAGAACCAAAGACAAGAGCCACGGAGATTTGGCGACCAATTTAGCAATGATGCTGACCAAAGCCGCAGGTAAAAATCCACGCGAATTAGCCCAGTTGCTTATCGATAACCTGCCAGCCTCAAGCTATGTTTCTAAAGTAGAAATTGCCGGCCCAGGCTTTATCAATTTTTTCATCGATGACAGCGCCTTAGCTAAGCAATTGCAAGCCGCATTGGCGGACGATCATTTAGGGATTACCCTGCCTGAACGTCAAACTATCGTAGTGGATTACTCATCCCCTAACCTTGCTAAAGAAATGCACGTAGGCCACTTACGCTCCACTATTATTGGTGATGCATGTGCGCGCGCGTTAGAGTTTTTAGGCCACAAGGTCATTCGTCAAAACCACGTAGGCGACTGGGGTACCCAATTTGGTATGCTGCTGGCCTATATGGAAGAGCTGCGCGCCCAACACGGTGAGCATGCTGAATTAGAATTATCTGATTTGGAAGGTTTTTATCGCGCTGCCAAGTTACGTTTTGATGAGTCTGAAGATTTCGCCACTCGCGCTCGTAATTTAGTAGTTGAGCTGCAATCAGGCGATGAGTATTGCCATAAACTATGGCTGCAATTTAACGATATCTCACTCAACCATTGTTTTGATATCTATCAGCGTTTAGGCGTCAGCATGACCCGCGCCGATGTTAAAGGTGAAAGCACCTATAACGATGACTTACCAGTGATTGTTAGCGATTTAGCTGCCGAAGGTTTGTTGTCTGAAAGCAATGGTGCCAAAGTGGTGTTCCAAGAAGAATTCCGCACTAAAGAAGGCGAGCCACTGCCAGTTATCATCCAGAAAGCTGATGGCGGTTATCTGTATGCGACTAGCGATTTAGCCTCTATCCGCTATCGCGCTAATGTACTTAAGGCCGATCGCGTACTGTACTTTGTTGACTTACGCCAAGCCCTGCACTTCCAGCAAGTGTTTTCACTGGCGAAGA is from Shewanella sp. SNU WT4 and encodes:
- the argS gene encoding arginine--tRNA ligase encodes the protein MKSHIHSLLEQTVDQLKQQGILPSDFEARILVDRTKDKSHGDLATNLAMMLTKAAGKNPRELAQLLIDNLPASSYVSKVEIAGPGFINFFIDDSALAKQLQAALADDHLGITLPERQTIVVDYSSPNLAKEMHVGHLRSTIIGDACARALEFLGHKVIRQNHVGDWGTQFGMLLAYMEELRAQHGEHAELELSDLEGFYRAAKLRFDESEDFATRARNLVVELQSGDEYCHKLWLQFNDISLNHCFDIYQRLGVSMTRADVKGESTYNDDLPVIVSDLAAEGLLSESNGAKVVFQEEFRTKEGEPLPVIIQKADGGYLYATSDLASIRYRANVLKADRVLYFVDLRQALHFQQVFSLAKKAGFAPESVSLEHLGFGTMNGEDGRPFKTRSGGVVKLVDLLIEANTRALELVRSKNPDMDAETLENIARVVGISSVKYADLSKNRASDYIFSFEQMLSFEGNTAPYLLYAFTRVAGIFKRAENIDLSNASIELTHDKEKELGNKLAQFGEVLNRMVAKGQPHALCAYLYELAGNFSSFYEACPVLAAESEAQMKSRLLLAKLTAKTLKQGLDLLGIETLERM